GTGGGCTGGCGGAGTGTCCACAAGCCATGCATTAGGGGGGTTAGAAAGAGGAGACCGAGTTGCGACGTCGGCGCGAGTCGGTGTCGTCGTCGCTGTCGACGTCTCGGGCACGGTCGTCGCGTTTGGTTTGGCCGTCattgtcgtcatcatcgtcttcgtcgtcatcttcgtcatcgtcatcatcgtcatcgtcatcgtcgtcgtcctTGGTGCGATCAATGGActcgtcgtcctcgtcTTCGAGATCGTTTTCGGGATACCCTCCTAGTTTCATGATGGTCTTGTCTACAATCTCGTTCCAGTCCATCATGCCGCCCATTCCAATCCCGCCGTAGGACCCGACGACCTTTTCTACGGGTTTGAGGGTCTCGATCCACTTCATCTCTTCTTTGATGGTCTTGATATGGCGTTTGGTAGCCGGGTGATTGTATGCGTAGCTCGACATAGCAGGAGCAATCAAAATCGGGTACTGGGTGTCCCATGCTCGAATGACGTTGGTGAGCAGGTTGTCGCATAGGCCAATAGCGATCTTACCAAGTGTATTGGCCGACAGAGGAGCGACAACAAGAATATCGGCCCATCGTCGCAGTTCAATATGAACAACAGCATCGGATCTGCCTCGCCAGTTGGCCCATTCATCTGAATCTCGCCAGATACGAATGTTCGAGGGAATTTCTCCACGAGACACAaacttttcagcagctttggTCAGAATCACTTGAATTGACACTTTGGGTTTGGTGTAGATTTCCTCCAGTTTATGGATAATTTGTCTTAGTTTGCCAGTGGAAACTGATCCAGTTGCTCCAATGAGAATATGAATTCTTCCATCATCTTGAGGCAATCGTGGATCCGAGTTGGATGTTGCTGACGCTGTGGTTTGAGCAGCACCGGCAGCTGTTGACGCAGGAATACCATCAAGAGTACCCACTACAGAATCCGGTCCAATAGCATCTACTGTAGATCCTTGTCTGCTTTTTAAAGTAGAATCAAGATTCAATCCGTTGTTATTACCGCCAGAaacaacaccaccaatagCAACCGAGCCATTATTATGAGTACTAGAAGTGCCACTAGTGGCATTACTAGGACCAccactagcagcaccactaACACTACCACTACGACTAGCGTTTAAACTAGTGTTACTACTACCAGCAGGACCACCTGATATATTTAGTCCTTTATTCTCGCCTTTAATAATGCTCTCAATAACAGCGGAACGAGCAAAGTCACTGTCACTGCCTCTATCGGAACCACTGGCGCTACGACTTCTTGAATTTCCTTGGTGTCCAACAACATCGTTAACTAGAAAATGGGCATGCATCGATGGTTGCTTATTATGACTCGTAGAGTTATTGGGAGGAGGAAGTAATGTAGCCCCTTTGGCTCTGCCTGAATCTATAGACAGTCTACTAGTATCCTTGACTAGAATGGATTCTGCAGGAGCCTGTTGCGAGGCATTTTGTgactgttgttgaaaatACGACGGTGGCATAATATCTAATTTGAAGTTTGGTTTCTCTTTTTTGGCTTTTGCAGTGCCATCAGCACTGGATTGTGTGCTGGCAGGAGGTCTTATACCAGTGTTAGTGGTAGCAACTCCACTGGCGCCAATTAGTCCAGTTTCTCCAATACTGTCAGTTTTTAGTGATGGAACTTGCTGCTCTTTCTGTtgatcctgctgctgctgtggctgttgctgttgctgttgttgatggcGGAATTGATCCTGCTGGGCCAGTGTGTTCTGGTCAGACCCCACCTCTGACATTGTATAGTTAATAAGGAGTTATTAGTAGTGTCAATGTCTTTAATATTCTCAAGGGATATTTACTGTAGAAAGAATCTGCTCGATCTATGCCAGTCAAGTCGTTCAAGAGCAAATGAGTTGAAGAATAATCAAGTCAGCTCTAAGCCAAAGCCACCGTATACGATCGAATGAAGTCAGGttaaaaaaatccaatCCAATCCAATCCAATCCAATCAAGTCTGTTCTAAATCAATTCAAATCAACTGAATAGAATCGAATGGAGTCAGAATCAACTATGATCGAATCAAACAAACGAGCTGTGAATCGAATCGAAACcagtcaaatcaaatcaactaTTATCAAATCAGATGGAATCAACTGTGATATGGAATTCAAACTCGATGAACTCGATACTTGTCTGTCCAGTCGCAGTCAATTCACGTCGTTCAGTTCGATAACTCTGCTCAAGGTGAGGTGAGTTAAAAGCACGCCTGATACTATTTCAGAGCCTTGTAGTCTACACCACTTGAAAAGGCACCCTCTAAGCTGTTCCTTTCAAAGTTCAATTGGTTCAATTAAAGATCAGTCGTAACTTTCTACTACTTTAAAAGACCAAGACTCAATCCAAAGCCAAGATACGATATAGAGTGCGTCGCAGTTACTTATGTGCCGCACCCGTACTGTATAACCGCTCGTCTTCCTCTCTCTTATTTGCCAAGAGAATATCTATAAATCCAAGGAACAAAAAGTCTCTTAACAGGCAATGCAGAATGCTCACTAAACCTCAGTCACTCACTCACACTCACTCAACTGTGTGGATGCGATAAATTCTCACACGCTGCTGTTATTGAACAAATTCCAGATGTCACGTCAGCTTCAGTTTgtgtctgtctgtctgtcttGTTCTGTGTTGCAGGGCAATCAAGCATGAACCTTCTCCTCTCACTCAAACCACCTCGTCCCATTCACACCGGCTGCCGCCAGCTTACCCTCTGTGTGCACAGCCGTACGTCCTGTCATGAGGCTGTCAACAACAGTCGGCAGTGGCTCGGGCTCCGACCCGGCGAGCGAGCGTGCCAGCCTTTCAGACTTCACTCACAAATCGCCATACACCCAAAATCGACCATAAAAAAACACTAGCAAACCCACTGACTATCACAAAAACACACACGACGACGAACGTCTAACTTTAATACCCTTTTTTTCCAGAACAAGTCACATCATCGACCCCGGTCGGCGCTAACACCCGGTCGGAACGAGACCCGGAACCCCATCTCATCCCCTCCGAGGCCCGTGCGTCACGCAGGGACCACCGTGTCTCAGACCCCACTCCACTCCactgggggtctgcctccggcggctggggctccgccccagaccctggttgctaGTTTTACTGTGCCAAGCCCcctagcaacgactcgagcgcagcgagaggagcaaccagggtctggggcggagccccagccgccggaggcagagcccccCCCCTCCAGATCGACGGGGAGGCCCTGGTGCTGGCAAATCAGTGCCTAGCATGGCGGGGCGTGTGCCGATGATAGTCCCCAGATCATATGCTAGATAAGCGCTGGTCATCAGGTGCCAGGGTAAACATGGGCCCGGCCCATGAGAAACGTGGTGGATTCATTGGCCCGATCTCGCTCTGCACTAGGGGCCCACTTGGGAgggggggcctgcctccggcggctggggctccgccccagaccctggttgctcctgcttcgcaggagtttttaGAGGGCCCAGTCCTGCCCCAcgcccccctcccccctccagcaacgactcgagcgaagcgagaggagcaaccgGGGTCTGGtgcggagccccagccgccggaggcagacccccctccTAGCCCCGAATGCAGGGTGCGGACCCTGGTGCGGCTGCAATGGCGGCAGCAAGGGTAGTGGGGGTAGCCAGAGAGTGTGCATACGTGGTTTGGAAGGGgcagcaaaaaaaaaaaaattcagtGCCGGAAACATGgaccggcagcagcagcggtaAACTTGCTTGCAGGAGATTGGGCTCGGCGAGgggggggactgcctctggcggctggggctccgccccagaccctggttgccctctcgcttcgctcgagtcgtttctggGGGTACTGGACTCACGAGctgaaaactcctgcgaagcaggagcaaccagggtctggggcggagccccagccgccggaggcagctccCCGTCCCCCCCCGCCAACCGGCAGTGAGCCTCTCGGggctgctggaggtgcAGCAGGCATGGATGGACAGCAGAGGTGCAGGTTGggagaagaaaaatcaCTTGACAGATGGAGCCTTACAGATTGGGCCCGATACATAACAGGCCAGGCCAGTCCACTGCAGACCATACCGAAAGTATATATCCAGGCCAGATTTGGGTTTTTCACTAGCAACTGAGAAAGCGAAGCAAACTCTGGTGAAGTTCAAGTGCGGGTGTTTTTTATGTTGTAAGTATAGAGAAAGGTGGCTGAGGGTGTCTGCTCGGACTGAGGAGTGTGAGGAAGCTTTTTGAGCACCTGGCTGGTGTTTTGGGTCTGTTGACGACGATTGGCACCGGCTCCGACACCGACTTTGCTGCTGTAGTGGCAGGTGGGTTCAGGCAGACTTAAAGTGAGAACGATGGTGAAAAGGACAGTGAGAAAGTGAAATGACCAGGtcgatatcaacaacagactTTCAGATTTCAGAGTGCGAACTGCTTTTAAACGTTTTCTTGACTGGTTTGGAGTACAACTGGTATCGGTTGTTGGCGTTCTACTGTAAGAAGCAGATTCTTACAGATGAGATGTTCGATGACAAGATCAGCTGGCGTGTCAAGAACCACTTCTGTGAACTGGTCTGGTAACTTTCGAGTGGAAAAAAGTTGGTCGACTGGCTTTTTCAGCTGATTACAGTCTCCAGCTTAGGGCTTCTGGCTCTTATCCTTGGCTCGTGGCTCGTGGCTCGTGACTCGTGGCTCGTGGCTCTTTGGtgtttgatattgaatGACCGACCCTCCAGGGGTTTTATCAGCCAGCAGACACCGCAACggagctcgcgaagcgagcacaacggggtctggggcagcgccccagccgccggaggcaaacaGGCCCTCTGTGAATTCCATATTTGGGGTGTTTACTAACTGTGGTAGGGTCATGGCAGGAACGACACTATTTCAACTGGCGTTTTTCTCTCTGTATCATTAGAAACTTATATCATATCACATCATATCACATTACatcatttatatttttgacgAGGTCGGCTTATTTTCTTCGATGGCTACAACTGTGACTCGACTTGCAAGCATATTTTTGGAAGCATAGAAGTGGAAGAGTCGCCCCGCGCGATATTTGAAAAGGTGAGCCGAGTGTGAgagtgtgtgtgtgtgtgtttGTGCAGAGCTCGGTTCAAAAATGAGTGGTCCAGGAAATTCTGATTCCGTTAACGGTGCTCTGGCTGCCATATCGGTGCCTGCTACGGCCCCTGTGACAGCGTCGGGCTCGGAAGAACATATCCAGCAAAAGGGTCATGTGCCAGAAACAGCCTCGACGAGTGCTGGATTGGGTGGTGCGACTGATTCGACAGCTCCTAGAACTGGGGCTCACGATCTGTCTCAAAATGGGAAGGGTGTGTCTGCAGAGGCTGTCAATGGAGCCAGTGTCGTgaaccagcaacagcagctgctgcagcagGAGTGTCAACGACAGGAGCAACAACAGGAAGAACAGCAGATACAACAGatacagcagcaacagcagcaacaacaacaacaacaacaacaacagttacaacagcagcagcatcaacaacaacaaacttCATCACAGACGACACATGTAGCAACTCCGTCGACTCCTTTATCACCAAGGAACGTGAAATTCGTGTCTCGAAACTTTTACGACTGTCCTATGAACGACCTGGTGCGACTGGTGTCATCCATGTTGCAAGAATTAGTATCATTAAACGACGCACTGCCGTTTAAAACTGACCAACTGACAAGATTCCATTCTCGATCAGCTCCTGGCATCTCGATCCAGGACTATCTGATACGTATTATCAAGTTCTGTACTCTGGAAAAGTCCATTGTGCTCAGTATCATCTATTTTATCGACCTGCTGTGCACCACCTACTCCAagttcaacatcaacagtcTGACTGTACATCGTTTTATGATCACTGCCGCCATGGTCGGTAGTAAAGGACTGTGCGACTCGTTCTGTACCAACTCGCACTATGCTAAAGTCGGTGGTGTATCCAAAGTCGAACTCAATTTATTAGAAGTCGAGTTTCTTACTCGAGTAGACTATAGAATAGTTCCTAAAGTGGAACTACTCAACCAGTATTATGAAAGCATGGTCGCTCGACTGGAAGGTGTATATGCATTTCCCGCTGAACCCAGTCCTGCTAGTGCTCTAGTCTCGTCACCTCCTCACGCGGGATTAACGCCTCCTCCTTTTGATCATGACGTGCCGTCGGCCCCTGCCACTTTCAACGGCGGTAATGGTTCTAATACCACACCAACTCACTACAGTTTCGGTCATTTGTCGCATATCAGCACGCCCAACCGTGCCTCAAGTCAACCTCCCGAATTTACTCAGACTCCCACAGCGCAGTCGAATCCAATATCGGATTCTAACATGACGAATTCGGCCCACCATCATCGATCTGTTAAAGTGACGTTGCGAGAAGCGGCTCTATCGTTGTCAAAACTGATGTTGCCATCGGATATTGCCCGTAAAGAAGGCCGCAAAAACCGCTCGTCTGTGCTTAAACGACGATTCTCCAGCAGTTTCTCTGGATCCAACAATTCCGCACCAGACCCCGTCACAACACAGTCAAACGAAACGGACCTGGCCACCGTCGTCGAGAACGACATGCCTGTGGCACCAGCAGTCCCCGCCGACATCACGGCCTCACTCATGTACGACCCCGAAGGATACCCTTCACCACGCAAAAAACCCAACATCATAGATTCGGTCCCGTCAGGGCCCACCGACGTCTTTGACG
This is a stretch of genomic DNA from Sugiyamaella lignohabitans strain CBS 10342 chromosome C, complete sequence. It encodes these proteins:
- the SIS2 gene encoding phosphopantothenoylcysteine decarboxylase complex subunit SIS2 (Negative regulatory subunit of protein phosphatase 1 (Ppz1p); involved in coenzyme A biosynthesis; subunit of phosphopantothenoylcysteine decarboxylase (PPCDC: Cab3p, Sis2p, Vhs3p) complex and the CoA-Synthesizing Protein Complex (CoA-SPC: Cab2p, Cab3p, Cab4p, Cab5p, Sis2p and Vhs3p); SIS2 has a paralog, VHS3, that arose from the whole genome duplication; GO_component: GO:0005737 - cytoplasm [Evidence IEA,IEA]; GO_component: GO:0005737 - cytoplasm [Evidence IC,IPI] [PMID 9636153]; GO_component: GO:0005634 - nucleus [Evidence IEA,IEA]; GO_component: GO:0005634 - nucleus [Evidence IDA] [PMID 7705654]; GO_component: GO:0005634 - nucleus [Evidence IPI] [PMID 9636153]; GO_component: GO:0071513 - phosphopantothenoylcysteine decarboxylase complex [Evidence IDA] [PMID 19915539]; GO_function: GO:0003824 - catalytic activity [Evidence IEA]; GO_function: GO:0004633 - phosphopantothenoylcysteine decarboxylase activity [Evidence ISS] [PMID 10592175]; GO_function: GO:0004633 - phosphopantothenoylcysteine decarboxylase activity [Evidence IDA,IMP] [PMID 19915539]; GO_function: GO:0004864 - protein phosphatase inhibitor activity [Evidence IEA]; GO_function: GO:0004864 - protein phosphatase inhibitor activity [Evidence IDA] [PMID 9636153]; GO_process: GO:0015937 - coenzyme A biosynthetic process [Evidence IEA]; GO_process: GO:0015937 - coenzyme A biosynthetic process [Evidence ISS] [PMID 10592175]; GO_process: GO:0043086 - negative regulation of catalytic activity [Evidence IEA]; GO_process: GO:0007346 - regulation of mitotic cell cycle [Evidence IGI] [PMID 10022927]; GO_process: GO:0009651 - response to salt stress [Evidence IGI,IMP] [PMID 9636153]), which translates into the protein MSEVGSDQNTLAQQDQFRHQQQQQQQPQQQQDQQKEQQVPSLKTDSIGETGLIGASGVATTNTGIRPPASTQSSADGTAKAKKEKPNFKLDIMPPSYFQQQSQNASQQAPAESILVKDTSRLSIDSGRAKGATLLPPPNNSTSHNKQPSMHAHFLVNDVVGHQGNSRSRSASGSDRGSDSDFARSAVIESIIKGENKGLNISGGPAGSSNTSLNASRSGSVSGAASGGPSNATSGTSSTHNNGSVAIGGVVSGGNNNGLNLDSTLKSRQGSTVDAIGPDSVVGTLDGIPASTAAGAAQTTASATSNSDPRLPQDDGRIHILIGATGSVSTGKLRQIIHKLEEIYTKPKVSIQVILTKAAEKFVSRGEIPSNIRIWRDSDEWANWRGRSDAVVHIELRRWADILVVAPLSANTLGKIAIGLCDNLLTNVIRAWDTQYPILIAPAMSSYAYNHPATKRHIKTIKEEMKWIETLKPVEKVVGSYGGIGMGGMMDWNEIVDKTIMKLGGYPENDLEDEDDESIDRTKDDDDDDDDDDDDEDDDEDDDDDNDGQTKRDDRARDVDSDDDTDSRRRRNSVSSF
- the PHO80 gene encoding Pho80p (Cyclin; interacts with cyclin-dependent kinase Pho85p; regulates the response to nutrient levels and environmental conditions, including the response to phosphate limitation and stress-dependent calcium signaling; GO_component: GO:0000307 - cyclin-dependent protein kinase holoenzyme complex [Evidence IPI] [PMID 8108735]; GO_component: GO:0005737 - cytoplasm [Evidence IEA,IEA]; GO_component: GO:0005634 - nucleus [Evidence IEA,IEA]; GO_component: GO:0005634 - nucleus [Evidence IDA] [PMID 9853758]; GO_function: GO:0016538 - cyclin-dependent protein serine/threonine kinase regulator activity [Evidence IDA] [PMID 8108735]; GO_function: GO:0019901 - protein kinase binding [Evidence IEA]; GO_process: GO:0006875 - cellular metal ion homeostasis [Evidence IMP] [PMID 20429018]; GO_process: GO:0050849 - negative regulation of calcium-mediated signaling [Evidence IGI] [PMID 16455487]; GO_process: GO:0016242 - negative regulation of macroautophagy [Evidence IMP] [PMID 20417603]; GO_process: GO:0045936 - negative regulation of phosphate metabolic process [Evidence IGI] [PMID 3915785]; GO_process: GO:0000122 - negative regulation of transcription from RNA polymerase II promoter [Evidence IGI] [PMID 3915785]; GO_process: GO:0000079 - regulation of cyclin-dependent protein serine/threonine kinase activity [Evidence IEA]; GO_process: GO:0000079 - regulation of cyclin-dependent protein serine/threonine kinase activity [Evidence IDA] [PMID 8108735]; GO_process: GO:0032880 - regulation of protein localization [Evidence IMP] [PMID 16455487]), whose translation is MSGPGNSDSVNGALAAISVPATAPVTASGSEEHIQQKGHVPETASTSAGLGGATDSTAPRTGAHDLSQNGKGVSAEAVNGASVVNQQQQLLQQECQRQEQQQEEQQIQQIQQQQQQQQQQQQQQLQQQQHQQQQTSSQTTHVATPSTPLSPRNVKFVSRNFYDCPMNDLVRLVSSMLQELVSLNDALPFKTDQLTRFHSRSAPGISIQDYLIRIIKFCTLEKSIVLSIIYFIDLLCTTYSKFNINSLTVHRFMITAAMVGSKGLCDSFCTNSHYAKVGGVSKVELNLLEVEFLTRVDYRIVPKVELLNQYYESMVARLEGVYAFPAEPSPASALVSSPPHAGLTPPPFDHDVPSAPATFNGGNGSNTTPTHYSFGHLSHISTPNRASSQPPEFTQTPTAQSNPISDSNMTNSAHHHRSVKVTLREAALSLSKLMLPSDIARKEGRKNRSSVLKRRFSSSFSGSNNSAPDPVTTQSNETDLATVVENDMPVAPAVPADITASLMYDPEGYPSPRKKPNIIDSVPSGPTDVFDEADVDLPMTPKRPKPTP